In the Streptomyces cinnamoneus genome, CACGGACGGCCGGTCAGGACGAGGTCCAGGGCGCGGCTCGTGCCGATGAGCCGGGGCAGCCGCACGGTCCCGCCGTCGATCAGCGGCACGCCCCAGCGGCGGCAGAAGACGCCGAGGACGGCGTCCTCCTCCGCCACCCGCAGATCGCACCACAGGGCCAACTCCAGGCCGCCGGCGACCGCGTGGCCGCTCACCGCCGCGATCACCGGCTTCGACAGGCGCATGCGGGTGGGTCCCATCGGGCCGTCTCCCGCCGGCGCGACGCGGTTGCCGTGCCCGGCGGCGATCGCCTTGAGGTCCGCCCCCGCGCTGAACGTGCCGCCCTCGCCCCACAGCACCGCCACCCGGGCCGAGCCGTCCGCCTCGAACGCCCGGAAGGCCGCCGCGAGCGCGGCCGCGGTGGGCCCGTCGACGGCGTTGCGCACCTCGGGACGGGAGAGGACGACGGTGGTCACCGGGCCCAGGCGCTCGGTGCGCACGGTCACGGCGCGTCCTTCAGGAGCACCCGGTCCAGCACCGGCCCCAGGTCCGCGCCCGCGGGAAGGGTGCCGAAGGCGTTCCCCCAGTCGCCGCCGAGCCGGCTGGCGCAGAACGCGTCCGCGACGGCCGGGGCGCTGTGGCGGACGAGGAGGCTCGCCTGGAGGACGAGCGTGAGCTGCTCGGCGAGCCGGCGGGCCAGCAGCTGGGCGCGGTGGGGATCGGACAGCTCACCGAGCAGCCCGCGCAGCCGCGTGAGGGCCGCGTCGAGCCGCGGATCCGCTCCGGCGGCCCGCTCCACCTCGGTGAAGTAGGCCTCCAGGGAGTCGGGTTCGCGGCCGAGGACGCGCAGCACGTCCAGCGCGGCCACGTTGCCGGAGCCCTCCCAGATGGACAGCAGCGGGGCCTCCCGGTAGAGCCTGGGCATGCCGGACTCCTCCACGTAGCCGTTGCCGCCGAGGCACTCCAGGGCCTCGGCGGCGTGGGTGCTGCCGCGCTTGCAGACCCAGTACTTGCCGGCGGCCAGCCCCAGCCGCCGCAGGGCCCCCTCGCCCGCGTCGCCCGCCTCCGAGCGGTCCAGGGCCGCGGCGAGCCGCATCGCCAGCACGGTGGCGGCCTCGGACTCCACGGCCAGGTCCGCGAGGACGTTGCGCATCAGCGGCTGGCCGATCAGCTCGGCGCCGAACGCCCTCCGGTGCGAGGCGTGGTGCAGTGCCTGCCGCAGCCCGGCCCGCATGCCGGCCGCGGAGCCGACGACGCAGTCGAGCCGGGTCATGTTGACCATCTCGACGATGGTGCGCACCCCGCGCCCCGGTTCGCCCACCGGCCAGGCCACGGCCTGCTCGTACTCGATCTCCGCCGAGGCGTTGGAGCGGTTGCCGAGCTTGTCCTTCAGCCGCTGCAACCGCATCGCGTTGCGCGTGCCGTCGGGCAGGACGCGGGGCATCAGGAAGCAGGTGAGCCCCTCACCCGTCTGCGCCAGGACGAGGAAGACGTCGCTCATCGGCGCCGACGTGAACCACTTGTGCCCGGTGACCACGTACGAGCCGTCGCCGGCCGGCACGGCGGTGGTGGTGTTGGCCCGCACGTCCGAGCCGCCCTGCTTCTCCGTCATCGACATGCCGGCGATCAGCCCCCGCTTGCCGAGCGGCGGGCGCAGCCCGTAGTCGTACGTCCGGGAGGCGAGCAGCGGCTCGTAGGCGGCGGCCAGGCCGGGCTGGGCGCGCAGGGCCGGTACGGCGGCGTACGTCATGGACACCGGGCAGCCGTGCCCGGGCTCGGCCTGTGCCCAGACGTAGAACTTCGCCGCCCGCACCAGGTGCGCGCCGGGACGGGCCTCGGCCCAGGGGGCGGCGTGCTGGCCGCTCTCGACGGCGGCGGCCATCAGGCGGTGCCAGGACGGGTGGAACTCCACCTCGTCGATCCGGTGGCCGTAGCGGTCGTGGGTGCGCAGCACGGGCGGACTCGCCTCGGCCGTCCGGGCCCACTCCTGCACCTCCGGCGACCCCGCCCGCGCGCCCAGCGCGCGGACCTCCGCCTCGCCCCAGCCGCCGCCGTCCCGGCGCAGGGCCTCCAGGAGGGCGGGGTCGTCGGCGGTGGAGAAGCCGGTCAGGGGCGGGGCCTGGTTGAACACTTCGTGCGTGGCGCTCACGGCGACCTCCGGGCGGCAGCGGGGGGCGGGCTCGGCATTACGTTTTCATGATGCGTGATGCGAGACTGTAATGGATAGGGTTTCGACAGTCATGGACGATTCACTTCCCCTCCGGCCGCTGACGGCGCGCTCGATCGTGCTGTCCACGCTCCTCGGCCATCACCCGCCGGCCCTCCCGGCCCGTGCGCTCGTCCGCGTCGGCGAGCTGTTCCAGACCGCCGAGGGGACGGTGCGCACCGCACTGACCCGCATGGTGGCCGCCGGCGACCTGGAGCAGCGCGACGGCCTGTACCGGCTCACCGACCGGCTGATCGCCCGCCAGGCCCGGCAGGACGACAGCCGGGCCCCGCGCACCCGCCCCTGGCCGGGCGACTGGGAGATCGCCGTGGTCGCCCGCGAACGCCGCGCCGCGGCCGACCGGGCCGCGCTGCGCCAGGCGATGACCGACCTGCGCATGGCCGAACTGCGCGAGGGGTGCTGGATGCGGCCCGCCAACCTCGTGCGGGACGGGCGACCGGAGGTCGTGGCCGAGCAGTGCGCCGTGTTCACCGGCACCCCGGAGGGCGAGCCCGCCGCGCTGGCGGCGGCGCTGTGGGACCTCGACGGCTGGGCGCGGCGCGCCCGCGCCCTGGAGGCGGCCCTCGCGGCCCTGCCCGGCGGCCCGGACCGGCTCGCCGAGCGCTTCATGGTGTCGGCGGCGGTGCTGCGACACCTCCTGGCCGACCCGGTGCTGCCCGCCGAGCTGACGCCGGAGGGATGGCCGGGCGAGGGGCTGCGCTCCCGCTACGACGCCTTCGACCGGGAGTTCCGTGCCCTGCTGCTGCGGCACATCGGACACCCCTAGCGGGCCCCGTCCGACCGGGGACTTCGCAGATTTCGAATATGAGGAGTCGGTGACAATTCCGGCGGCGGACGTGCCGCGGGCGCATTCGGGCAAATGCGCGACCGATACTGGTCCGCATGTCACGCGTGCTTCTGATCGAGGACGACCGCGCCGTCAGGGAAGGGGTCACCCTCACCCTGCGCCGCCGCGGCCACGACGTCGAGGCCGCGCCCACCGGCGAAGCCGGCCTCGCCGCGCTGGAGACCTTCCGGCCCGACCTCGTCCTGCTCGACCTGATGCTGCCCGACAAGAGCGGCTTCGAGGTCTGCCGGCGCATCCGCGCCACCCAGCAGATCCCGATCATCATGCTCACCGCGCGCGGCGACGACATAGACGTCGTGCTCGGCCTGGAGGCCGGGGCCGACGACTACATCGTCAAGCCCGCCCGCGGCGAGGTCCTCGAAGCCCGCATCCGTGCGGTGCTGCGCCGCGCCGCGCCCGTCGACGGCGCCGGCTGCGAGCCGGCCCCGGCCGCCGCCGAGGCCCACGGCGACCTGGTCATCGACCGCGCCGGGCTGCTGGTCTCCAAGAACGGCCAGGACCTGCCGCTGGCCCCCTCCGAGATGAAGCTGCTGCTGTACCTGTCCGCCACCCCGGGCCGCGTCTTCAGCCGCCAGCAGCTCCTGGAACACGTGTGGGAGCACAGCTACCACGGCGACGCCCGGCTGGTCGACGCCTGCGTCATGCGGCTGCGCACGAAGGTCGAGGAGTCCACCCGCTCCCCGAAGTACATCCAGACCGTCCGTGGCTTCGGCTACCGCTTCGGGCCCCTGTAAGCGAGCCGTACCGCCGTGAGACGCCCGGCCCTGCGCCGTCCGAACCTGCGCCGTCCGAACCTGCGGACCCTGGCGCGGGGCCTGCGCGCCCGCCTCGTCGTGGCGTTCCTCCTCGTCGCGGCGCTGAGCGCGCTCGCCACGTCGGCGCTCACCTTCCGCGAGGCGCGCACCGCCATCCTCAAGCGCACCCAGGACACGGCCGTCACCGCCCTGCGCGCCCAGGTCAACTCCCAGGTGCCCGACCTCGGCTTCCCGCCGGACGACAAGAGCCTCGTCAAGCTCACCCAGGACCTCGACCGGGCCGGGCAGGCCCTGCAGTGGACCACCCACGTCCGCTACAAGGACGGACCGCTGCTGCCCGCCGGCTTCCGGGGCCCGGGCGAGAAGGGCAACCCGGGCGGGCGCATCCCCGAGGGGGTGCGCGAGAAGGTCCGCGACGGCATCGCCGCCTTCCAGCGCGTCACTGTCGACGGCAGCCCCTGGCTGGCCATCGGCCTGCCCGTCGCCTTCAGCGGCGACACCTCGCAGATGTCGGGCCTGGAGGTCTACGCCCAGGTGCCGCTGCGCGAGGACGAGGTCAACGTCCACGCCCTGGTCGACGCCGCGCAGAGCGGCGCCCTGCCCGCTGTCGCCCTGGCCGTCGTGCCCGCGCTGATCGCCGCGCGCGGCGTGCTGCGGCCCGTGCGCGAGCTGCGCCGCGCCACCCAGCGGATCACCGAGGGCGAGCTGGACACCCGCCTCAAGGTGACCGGCGGCGACGAGCTGGCC is a window encoding:
- a CDS encoding acyl-CoA dehydrogenase family protein — protein: MSATHEVFNQAPPLTGFSTADDPALLEALRRDGGGWGEAEVRALGARAGSPEVQEWARTAEASPPVLRTHDRYGHRIDEVEFHPSWHRLMAAAVESGQHAAPWAEARPGAHLVRAAKFYVWAQAEPGHGCPVSMTYAAVPALRAQPGLAAAYEPLLASRTYDYGLRPPLGKRGLIAGMSMTEKQGGSDVRANTTTAVPAGDGSYVVTGHKWFTSAPMSDVFLVLAQTGEGLTCFLMPRVLPDGTRNAMRLQRLKDKLGNRSNASAEIEYEQAVAWPVGEPGRGVRTIVEMVNMTRLDCVVGSAAGMRAGLRQALHHASHRRAFGAELIGQPLMRNVLADLAVESEAATVLAMRLAAALDRSEAGDAGEGALRRLGLAAGKYWVCKRGSTHAAEALECLGGNGYVEESGMPRLYREAPLLSIWEGSGNVAALDVLRVLGREPDSLEAYFTEVERAAGADPRLDAALTRLRGLLGELSDPHRAQLLARRLAEQLTLVLQASLLVRHSAPAVADAFCASRLGGDWGNAFGTLPAGADLGPVLDRVLLKDAP
- a CDS encoding PaaX family transcriptional regulator C-terminal domain-containing protein, whose protein sequence is MDDSLPLRPLTARSIVLSTLLGHHPPALPARALVRVGELFQTAEGTVRTALTRMVAAGDLEQRDGLYRLTDRLIARQARQDDSRAPRTRPWPGDWEIAVVARERRAAADRAALRQAMTDLRMAELREGCWMRPANLVRDGRPEVVAEQCAVFTGTPEGEPAALAAALWDLDGWARRARALEAALAALPGGPDRLAERFMVSAAVLRHLLADPVLPAELTPEGWPGEGLRSRYDAFDREFRALLLRHIGHP
- a CDS encoding response regulator transcription factor, which translates into the protein MSRVLLIEDDRAVREGVTLTLRRRGHDVEAAPTGEAGLAALETFRPDLVLLDLMLPDKSGFEVCRRIRATQQIPIIMLTARGDDIDVVLGLEAGADDYIVKPARGEVLEARIRAVLRRAAPVDGAGCEPAPAAAEAHGDLVIDRAGLLVSKNGQDLPLAPSEMKLLLYLSATPGRVFSRQQLLEHVWEHSYHGDARLVDACVMRLRTKVEESTRSPKYIQTVRGFGYRFGPL